In Rhodothermales bacterium, one genomic interval encodes:
- a CDS encoding RNA polymerase sigma factor → MPEQLSRTIEALYRAESGRVLATLVRLLGDLDLAEEAMHEAFAAALESWSRTGVPAKPRPWLISTARFKAIDQMRRRARFDKTHDVFALGADLLLSAAWPEDAASDHDAREDEEIEDDRLRLLFTCCHPALPPEGQVALTLREVCGLTTQEIARAFLVPPATLAQRIVRAKAVIRERSIPYLVPSPRELPVRLGAVLQAVYLIFNEGYSAETTRVELSLEAIRLGRLLLDLLQLHTIDEPEVFGLLGLMLLQESRRAARTSPGGDLILLEQQDRSLWNREQIAEGVLLTEKALQSRRFGAYTLQAAIAAVHAGSSSTASTDWREITRLYNRLLGMHPSPVVELNRAVALAMCEGPEAGLAPIDALLERGGLAEYPLAHAARADMCRRLGRTDEAMYSYERALALTPQEPERQFLIERIRQLK, encoded by the coding sequence ATGCCCGAACAACTCAGCCGGACCATTGAAGCGCTTTACCGGGCGGAATCGGGACGGGTGCTGGCAACCCTGGTGCGCCTCCTGGGCGACCTCGACCTGGCCGAGGAGGCCATGCACGAGGCATTCGCCGCGGCGCTGGAGTCCTGGTCCCGGACGGGGGTTCCGGCGAAGCCGCGGCCCTGGCTGATTTCGACGGCGCGATTCAAGGCGATCGATCAGATGCGCCGGCGCGCGCGCTTCGACAAAACACACGACGTCTTCGCTCTCGGCGCAGACCTACTGCTCAGCGCGGCATGGCCCGAAGATGCCGCTTCCGATCACGATGCGAGGGAGGACGAGGAGATCGAAGATGATCGACTCCGACTCCTCTTCACCTGTTGCCACCCTGCGTTGCCTCCGGAAGGACAGGTAGCGCTTACCCTGCGCGAAGTCTGCGGCTTGACCACACAGGAGATCGCACGGGCCTTTCTTGTCCCGCCGGCGACGCTGGCCCAACGCATCGTGCGCGCCAAGGCTGTCATTCGCGAAAGGTCGATTCCCTACCTCGTGCCCTCGCCGCGGGAATTACCCGTCCGGTTGGGAGCGGTCCTTCAGGCCGTGTATCTGATTTTCAACGAAGGGTATTCCGCGGAGACGACGCGAGTTGAATTAAGCCTTGAAGCCATCCGTCTGGGCCGGCTGCTGCTCGACCTGCTCCAGCTGCATACCATTGATGAGCCCGAAGTGTTCGGGCTGCTGGGGCTGATGCTGCTACAGGAGTCGCGCCGTGCCGCCAGAACCTCTCCCGGGGGAGACCTCATTCTGCTGGAGCAGCAGGATCGGTCGTTATGGAACCGCGAGCAGATCGCTGAAGGTGTCCTGCTCACCGAAAAGGCCCTTCAATCCCGCCGCTTCGGGGCCTATACGCTGCAAGCGGCCATTGCGGCTGTTCACGCCGGCAGTTCCTCCACGGCATCCACCGACTGGCGCGAGATTACGCGACTCTATAACCGGTTGCTGGGAATGCATCCCTCCCCCGTTGTCGAGCTCAACCGCGCCGTGGCCCTCGCCATGTGCGAGGGTCCCGAGGCCGGCCTCGCGCCTATCGACGCGTTGTTGGAGCGGGGTGGACTGGCGGAGTACCCCCTTGCCCATGCGGCGAGGGCTGATATGTGCCGGCGGCTGGGCAGAACCGATGAGGCGATGTACT